The DNA sequence GAGTTTTAGTTAAATTATCTCCCAAATTTAAAAGAATGCAAAATCCAATTATGTATAATACATTAGCAAGATTTGCTACTTTTAAAGATGCGTCTAAAATAACAGGAGTATCCATTTGTGAAATTTTACATACTATAAATGAATATTTAGGAATAGAGAAAAAATTAGTAGAAAATATGCCTGAATGTGTGGCTGCAATGAAAGAGGATAATGGATTTGAAAAAGAAAGTAGTCCGATAAACTGGGAAGAGAGTAATGAAAGATATATTTATAATAACAATTCTATTGAAGAATTAATAGATAAAGTATCAAAATTAAAACCTCAAGAAAATATTGTTATGTTATCAGTAGAATTACCTTTGGAACTATTAAAATTAGTTGTTGGATTAAAATTTAAATATAACATTGAAAAAAATAGAGAATATAGATTATCTATTTTTAATTCTAAATCTGAAGAAATAGTAGATTGGAAAGATAGAAAAGATGAATTTGAGATTTTAGATGTAAGGACAATGGAAAGTGACCCATTTGATATAATAATAAAAAAAGCTTATTCTTTGGAGGAAGATAGTGGATTTATATTAATTCAAAAGTTTAATCCTATACCTATGATAAATATGTTAAATGAAATGGGATTTGAAAGTATTGTAGATGAAAAAAGAAGAAATGAAGTATGGATATACTTTCATAAAAAAGTATTAATCGAAGAAGAAAAAACTGCAATAGAGGATAAAATAGATGTGGTAATACAATCAGCAACACCAGTTGCGTATCCTGTAATGATGAGATTATTGCAATCGAAAAAGATAAGAAAATCTGTGAATATAAAAGAATTAAAAGTATGGGAAGAAACAGAAAAGCATTTAGGGTGGATTGTTAATGGAAAGGCGGATATAAGTTTTTCTGCATTAATTACATCTGGTAAATTAAAAAATAGTGATGTAAAAATACCAGCTTTATTTGTGTGGGATAATTTTGTGATACTTACAAGATATAAAGCTAATGGATTGGAAGATATAAAAGGAAAAGAGATATATGCTCCGTTATTTGAAGATGCTCCACCAGCAAAAATAACTAAATATTTAATACAAGCAAGTGGATTTGATATAGATGATTTTAAATTTAAATATGGAGAACCTTTTGGAAGGCCAGAAAAAATATATTCAGATTTTGTAACTGGAAAGGCTGATACTGTTATATTAAGAGAACCAGAAGCTGCATATGCAATAAAAGCAATGAAAGATAGAGGAGAAAAGATTTCTATTATATCATATAATAAAATTTGGAATGAAATTAATAAAGGGTTTGGAAGTTTTCCAAATGCAGGGATATTATTAAAAGGAGAATTTACAAGAAAATATCCAGAATTAACAAAAGTTTTGTTAGAAGAATTAAAAGAAGCTATAAATTGGGTAAATAATAATAGAAAAGCAGCAGCAGAATTATCATTTGATATGATGAGACAACCTGTTGATAGAATAGAAGAATTCTTGGATAGAGTTAATTTTAAATATGTTGAAGGAGATGAACTTGTAGATAAAGTGAAACAATATTTTGATATTCTGGTTAAAGAAGATATAGTAAATGATGTTGTAGATGATAAATTTTTAAATATGTTTAAGTTAGATTAAAAACTCCCGAAAGGGAGTTTTTTTAATTTACTAGAGAAGTATAAATTTATTCAGAAAATAAGTTACGCCGTTTTTTGAAATATGCGATTTTTCAAAATAAAATTTTTCATAAGCCAAAATCGCAGAAAAATATTTATATTTTATGAGATGAAGCGTAGCTTATTTTTTTTATAAAAAATTGTCATAACAATTTAAAATGTGGTATAATTAAACCAAGGTATAAATTTATTTTGTTGGAGGAAGCAATGGAAATTTTAGAAGAAAAAGCAAAAAATGGACAAAATACATATATAATAGAAAATAATAGTAAAAAAATATATTTATATAGTAAATATGACCCGAATAAAGATGTAGAAAGAGCTATAAAAAATATTGATTTTAATGAGGAGCAGATATTTATATTATTAGGGTTTGGGAAATATCATATAGAAAAAATAAAAAAAAACATGACAGAAAATTCTAATTTGATAATATTTGATTTGGAAGAAAATATAAAAAAATTAAAAAAATATTATATGAAGGATGAAAAGGTATTTTCTGAAAAAAATTTTAATGAAATTTTAAAATATGTATCTTTAAATTCAAAAAAAACTTATACATTTATAAAAGTAAACTCTTTATACAGAATAAATAGAGCAACTTATGATACAGTACAAAATGAAATAGAAAAACTGTTTAATTTATATAGAAAAGTGCCAGATGATTTTCTAAAGGAATATAATGGCAATTTTTTAGAGAATTGTAAATTATCTGAAGCTAAAATTAATTATGAATTTAAAGATTATATGTATCTTTTAACTAAGGAGATATTAGTTACATATACAAGGAGAGATAATAATTATGGGAATAAAAAAAGTAATATTAGTTAGAATGGGAGCTTTAGGAGATTTAATAAAAATAACTCCAATTATAGAAAGATTTTATGAATTAGGGATAAAAGTAGATGTGATAACAGATAGT is a window from the Haliovirga abyssi genome containing:
- a CDS encoding DUF1858 domain-containing protein, translating into MKKYDVTEKCIGCRACLGVAELNFDINDKNKAFILKQPDSKDEEEKCEKAKNICPVDAIIEKIKENKEEVRNLEKNDLVFANANIKETLDKYPELKRVLVKLSPKFKRMQNPIMYNTLARFATFKDASKITGVSICEILHTINEYLGIEKKLVENMPECVAAMKEDNGFEKESSPINWEESNERYIYNNNSIEELIDKVSKLKPQENIVMLSVELPLELLKLVVGLKFKYNIEKNREYRLSIFNSKSEEIVDWKDRKDEFEILDVRTMESDPFDIIIKKAYSLEEDSGFILIQKFNPIPMINMLNEMGFESIVDEKRRNEVWIYFHKKVLIEEEKTAIEDKIDVVIQSATPVAYPVMMRLLQSKKIRKSVNIKELKVWEETEKHLGWIVNGKADISFSALITSGKLKNSDVKIPALFVWDNFVILTRYKANGLEDIKGKEIYAPLFEDAPPAKITKYLIQASGFDIDDFKFKYGEPFGRPEKIYSDFVTGKADTVILREPEAAYAIKAMKDRGEKISIISYNKIWNEINKGFGSFPNAGILLKGEFTRKYPELTKVLLEELKEAINWVNNNRKAAAELSFDMMRQPVDRIEEFLDRVNFKYVEGDELVDKVKQYFDILVKEDIVNDVVDDKFLNMFKLD